ACCGTGGGGCTACCCGTTGCGCACGCGCCCCATGGGCTTCACGGTTGACGACACCGCCTACACCTGGGAGCGCCCGATCTCGACACAGCAGACCGGCTTCTCGATGGTCACGCAGGCGCGGCATTTCCTGCCGGACGCCGTGGGCGGCGTGACCTGGTACGGTCTGGATGACACCGATTTCACCTGCTACACACCGCTCTACTGCGGGATAACCGCCGTGCCACCCTCGTACGCGACGGGCTCACTGCGGCAGTTCACCTGGCATTCGCCCTGGTGGGTGTTCAACTTCGTCTCCAACTACGCCGCGCTACGTGCAGGACATGATCGTCGACGTGCGCCACCAGCAGGCGTCGGTCGAAGTCGATACCTGGCGCTGCAGCCGGCGTGGAGCAGACCGCGGCCGCGCTCTTCCAGGCGAGCGATCCGGAACTGGCGGCGATCTGCTTGACCAACTTCTCGGTCCTGCACGCCGAGGGAACTGGTGCGCACCTGGCGTGCCCTCGGCGAGCACCTGCTGACGACCTACAACGACGGCTACATCCAGGGTGAACCCGGCGACCCGCGGGAAACAGGCTATCCTGCCCCGTGGCTGCGCGAAGTCATCCGGCGCGATCCCGGCAGGCTGCGGCTGCCGGCAGACACCACGCCCGTCGCCGAACCGAAGGACTACTAGATGCGAACGACACCCGCCGGCGTGCTGTTGCTTCTCATGCGAGCGTTTGCCGACCGTGGCCTCCACGACCTTTGCCGCACAGCCCGCGGGACATCATCCTCATGATCGCCGACGGCTGCGGCTTCAATCACCTGCGCGCCGGTTCATTCTGGCGCGATGACGCCGACCTGTTCACCGACTGGACCGACCTGCCGGTGAGCCTGGCCGTGAGCACCTATGCCGAGGGCGGCGGCTACGACCCCGAACAGAACTGGATCGAGGGACCCTCGGCGCGGCCGGCCACCGATTCGGCGGCCGCCATCACCGCATTGACCACCGGTCGCAAGACGATCAATGGGCACCTGGCGGTGGACCCCGCGGGCGCTCCGATCCTCACGATCGTCCAGGCGATGGAACGCGGCGGAAGATCGACCGGGCTGGTGACCAGCGTGCAGATCGCGCACGCCACGCCTGCCGGCTGCGTCGTCAACGGCGAGGATCGCGGCCGCTACCTCGAGATCTCCACCGAACAGCTGACGCGCAGCGGGCTCGACGTGCTCATGGGCGCGGGCCACCCGCTGTTCGACCGGCAGGGCCTGCCGGCAAAGAAGAGCGACTACCGCTATGTGGGCGGCGAGGACACCTGGCAGGGCCTGCTGGCGGGCACCGTGGGCGGCGATGCCGACGGCGACGGCTGGCCCGACCCGTGGCGCCTCGTCGAGGAACCGGCCGCGTTCGCCGCCTGGCCGAGGGTCCGGCGCCCGCGCGGGTGCTCGGCGTGGCGCGCGTGCGCGAGACCCTGCAGCAACAGCGGCCCGGCGACAGGCAGGCGGCGCCGTTCGCCGAACCGCTGCTGACCGGCGTGCCGTCGCTGACGGACATGGCCCGCGGCGCCCTCAACGTGCTGGACGCCGATCCGGACGGCTTCTTCCTGATGATCGAGGGCGGCGCCGTCGACTGGGCCGCGCACGATAACCAGCCCGGGCGGCTGGTCGAGGAAGTGGTTGGCTTTGCCGAGGCGGTGGCCGCCGTGCGGCGGTGGATCGACGCGAACGGCGGCTGGGAGCGAAACCTGCTGCTCATCACCGCCGATCACGAGACCGGTTACCTGACCGGTCCATCACCAGCCGAGGACCCGCCGGCTTCCCCGCCGCCCTCCCCTGCTGCGCCGCGGCGCCGGGAATCTGCCCGGACTGGAGTTCCATTCCCGGAACCACGCAATGCTGGTGCCTGCCCCTGGCGGCGCCGGGGCGGCAACGAACGCCTGCCGGGGCTGGCCGGACACCGCGATCCGGTGCGTGGGCCCTATCTCGACAACACGGCTATCGGGTTGCTGCTGCAGGACTTGGCGGCCCGCTAACCGTCGCCGGGGCGCTGGCGGCGGCGCTCTCCGGGGCGCGTTGGCACCTTTTAACCAACTGTGATATAATCTTGCATTGCATCCGCCCGGGCAGCGCGCCGGCGCCTGCCCGTGAACCCTTATCGAGGAGCCGGACCCGACCATGTACACTCGCCCCCGACTGCTTTCAGGCCTGCCGGGCTTTTGCCTGTTGCTGGGCGCCTGCGGCGCCCTGGCTGCCGAGCCGACTCCCGCGAGCCGGCCCGCTGTGGCGTCCACGCCCGTTGCCACGGCCGGCGCCGGCGCCGCTGAACCGGCCGCCGCCCATCCCATCGCCCTGCGTGACGAGGCGTCACTCGTGGTGACCGTGCATCCGGACGGATCACGTTCGGCGGTGCTGGACGACAGCTTCATGTCGACCAGCGTAGCGCGGATCGACGCCGAGGGTCGCATCGTCATCGGCTGCGTGAGCACACGCGAAGAGTACGACGCCTTCTTCGCCGCCGAAGCCCTGCCCGACGGCCCGGAGGTGCGCTGAAGATGAAGAACATCATCCTGCGGGCGCCCCTGCTCGCGCTCGTCGCGTTGTTGGGCCTGGGCCTGGCCGCACCGGCCGGGGCCGCCACCATCACCATCGTGAACGCCGACGGCGCCGGCGAGGGGTTCAACGACCCCACGCCCGTGGCGCAGGTCGGCGGCAATACGGGCACGACGCGCGGCCAGCAGCGGCTGATCGCGTTCCAGTTCGCGGCCGACGTGTGGGGCGCGATCCTGCCCAGCACCGTCACGATCAAGATCACCGCCTCGTTCGATCCGCTCACCTGCACGTCGACCAGCGCCGTGCTGGGCTCGGCCGGAGCGCGGCAGGCGTTCTGGGATTTCGCCGGCGCCCCGCAGGCGTCGACGGTGTATCCGGTCGCCCTGGCGAACAAGCTGGCCGGCGTCGACCTGGCGCCCGGCGCCTCGAACTCGAGCGCCGACGACATCCAGGCGCGCTTCAACGTCAGTGTCGATGATGCCACCTGCCTGGGTACCTCGGGCTGGTACTACGGTCTTGACGGCAACAACGGCGCCGACATCGACCTGGTCGTGGTGCTGCTCCACGAGTTCGGCCACGGACTGGGCTTCGCCAGCTTCGTCAACAGCTCGACGGGCAGCCTGTTCAACGGCCTGCAGGACGTCTACTCGCAGTTCCTGTTCGACAACACGGTCGGGCTCCACTGGCCCGACATGACCAACGGGCAGCGCGCCGCCTCGGCCATCAACCCTCTGAACGTGGTCTTCACCGGGCCGCAGGCCGTCAACGATGCGGGCAACCTGCTCGGCTATGCCTCGGAACTGCTGGTCAGCGCGCCGGCGAACGTGGCCGGTTCGTACTTCGTGGGCGATGCCTCGTTCGGCCCGACGGTTGCCAGCAGCCCGGTCAGCGGCGATGTCGTCCTGGTGGTCGACAGCACCATCCCGACGGCCGACGGCTGCGAGGCGATCACGAACGCGGCGGCACTTGCCGGAAACATTGCGCTGATCGACCGCGGCATCTGCTCGTTCGCGGCCAAGGTGCAGGCGGCGCAGGACGCCGGCGCCATCGGCGTCATCGTCGTCAACAACGTGGCCGGCCCCGCCGCGAGCATGGGCGGCGCCAGCGCCACAATCACGATCCCCTCGATCATGGTCAGCCAGGCCGACGGCAACCTGCTCAAGGCGGAACTGGCCAACGGGCTGTTCGCCTCGATCCAGACCAGCGCCACCCGGCGGGCGGGCACCGACGACCTTGGCCGTCCGCTCGTCTACACGCCGAACCCGCTGCAGCAGGGATCGTCGGTGTCGCACTGGGACGTCAGCGCCCTGCCCAACCTGTTGATGGAACCGGCGATCAACAGCGACCTCGCCCACAACGGCGTGGACCTGACGCTGGCGGCCTTCCGCGACCTCGGCTGGTTCTTCGGCGCCTCGCCGGTGCCGGGAGCCGGCTCGCGCTGGGCGCTGCGCCAGAACGCGCCGAATCCGTTCAATCCCAGCACGACCATCAGCTTCACGCTGGCCGAGGCCGGTGCCACCGAACTGCAGGTGTTCAACGTGCGCGGGCAGAACGTGCGCAAGCTGGTGGCCGGCGGCCTCGAGGCCGGCGACCACAGCGTCACCTGGGACGGGCGCGACGACAGCGGCGCGCGCGTGCCCTCGGGCGTGTACTTCTACAAGCTCACCTCGGGCAGCTTCGAAGGGCTGCAGCGCATGGTGCTGTTGAAGTAGGTTCCGACACTGCCTGGAAAAGATCGGGCCCGGCCGCCGCAAGGCAGCCGGGCCCGTTCTCCTGAAGGGCATCCCGGATCAGACGCGGCAGCCCTCGCGCCAGTAGGTGATCTCCGGCGCCCCGGCCATGAACCCGCCCGCGCGCGCCTTGAAGGCCTGGATGTGCGGCGTCTGCAGGTGGGGCCCGGCGTAGGCCTCGCGGCTGGTCCAGGTCTCGAGCAGCGTGAAGTCGCAGGGGTCCTCGTCGCGCTGCACGATGATGATGCCGGTGCAGTCGCGCTCCTCGCGGCGCACGACGGCCACCAGCGCCGCCAGCTCGCGCAGGGCCGTCTCCGCCTGCCCGGGCTGGGCACGGTAGCGGATGATGACGTGGATGTCGGTCGGGTTCATCTCGGGCTCCCGGGTTGGTGGGCGGCGGGCAGTGAGCGTTCAATCTCGGCGCAGGCCGGCCGGTCGGCAAGGCTGCGGTCGCTTGCCGCCGGAGGCGCCCCACCTTATCGTGACGCCAGCCCACATCACCCAACACAATAGTGGGAGTTGCCATGGACATGGACCGCCGCGCTTTCCTCAAGAATGCCGGCCTGGTTTCGACCTGGCTGGGCATTTCCATCGTCCTGCAGGCCTGCGGAGACGACAGCAATCCGGGTACGCCGAACAATGGCGACGTGGCCGGCGCCATCAGCGCCAACCACGGGCACTCCGTCAAGATCACCGAGGCGCAGCTCATGGCCGGGGGCGCCGTCAACCTGACCCTCACCGGCGGCGGGCACGCGCACGCCGTGTCGCTGACGTCGGGCGAGGTCGGACAGATCGGCGCCGGTAACCAGGTGTCGAAACTCACCACGACCACGGATACGCACGAGCACACCGTCACCTTCAACTGACGGGCCGGTGGCCCGGAACTTGCCGTTGGGATCGACAGGACCGTCGGCGCCCGGCGCCCTCGGTTTCCATGTCATTGGCGCAAAACAGGTTGAAAACCCCGCGGGCGGGTGCCGTCCAGCGTCCGGGGGCCGATTCCGGCACCGATTGGCCGGAACCTTTCCGCCATTGCGCCGCCGGTTCCGACGAAAGCGGTGGGCCGTGAACGAATACGAGAGCTTCGGCTGGCGCGAGGACGAGTACCTGGCGGCCAATCCGGACGTGAAGGCCGCCGTCGAACGCGGCATCGTCCGCGACGGCTACCACCACTACCTGCTGCTGGGTCGCTTCCGCGGCAATGCCGGCGGCGGCTTCGGCAAGGAGCTGTCGGGAACGACCCGGCTCTGCCTGGATCCGTGGATCAATGCGGAGTTCACCGTCGAGGGCGAGTTGAAGCCCTGCTGCAACTACTTCCGCGGCGCCGCGCTGGGCGACGGCGCCGACGTTGCGGCCGCGCACAACGATCCCCTCTTCCGCGAAGTGCGCCATCGCCTCCTGTCGGGCGACCTGAGCCACGAGTGCACGCGCTGCCACATCCGCGAGAAGGTCCCGACCGAGCAGCTCATCGCCGACGTCTACGCCAAGCTGGGCGATGACGCGCACCTGCTCGAGGGCGGCAAGCTGGAGACCGTGCGCGTGGACGTGACCCAGGAATGCAACCTGCGCTGCGTGTACTGTGCGCTCAGTGCGCCGTGGGCCAAGCCGGGCAAGGACATGAGCGACGAGGTGCTGGCGAAGGTGGCGCGGTTCATCGACGCGTACCCGAACCTGCAGGATGTCGGTGTCAACGGCCACGGCGAGACCACGCACCACCCGCGCTGGCGGGAGTTCTGCGAGCAGCTGCTGGCGCAGGGCGCGCCGCTGTCGGTGATCACCAACCTCGGACGGCGCTACGACGAGGCGGAGATCGACACGCTGTCGCGGTTCACGCTCATCCAGATCAGCCTCGATACCGCCGACGAGGAACTGCTGAAGCGCATCCGGCGCAAGGTCGACCTGAGCCGCATCCTGGCGAACATGACCCAGATCCGGCTGCGCGCCCTGCTCACGGCGCGGCGGGCGCCGGTCTTCGCCTTCAGCTGCGGTTTGTACGACAAGAGCATCTCGCGCCTGGACACGTTCGCCGGCCTGGCCGTGACCATGGGCGTGCGCAACATCACCTTCTGGGACCTGATGAAGTACCCGGACGTGCCCGGCGCCGAGACGGTGCGGCCCCTGCGCGAGCTGGACGACGAGGAACTGCGGCGCGGACTGGCCACCTTCGACCGCGCCATGGCCATCCTGAAGATGTACCGTATCAACGTGACGGTGGCCGGCAACTTCATCGATCCGCTTCGCGCGCGGTTGACCGAGGCGGCGGGCGGGGGGGGGGGGGGGGGGGGGGGGGGGGGGGGGGGGGGGGGGGGGGGGGGGGGGGGGGGGGGGGGGGGGGGGGGGCCGGGCGCCCCCGGCGCCGGGGGGGGCCCCGGGGGCGGCGGGGGCGGGCCGCCGGGCGCCCCCCCGGGGGCCCGGCGGGGGGGGGGGCCTTCCCCTCGCGGCCGCCCGCGGGGGCCCCGTTGGGCGGGGCCGGGGCGCCGCCGGCGGGGGCGGCGGGGGCCGGGGGCCGGGGGGGGGCGCCGGGGGCGCCGGCGGGGGGGGGGGCGCGGGGCCGCCCCGCGGGGCGGGGCGGCGGCGGGGGGCCCGGCCCGGCCGCGCCGGGGCCGGCCGCGCCGGCGGGGGCCGGGGGGTTCCGCGGGGGGGGCGCCGGGCCCGCCCGCGGGCGCGGGGCCCCGCGGGCGGCGGGGGGGGGCCCGGCCGGGGCGGGGCCGCCGGCCCCGGCCCGCCGGGGGGGCGCGGCCGGGCGGGGCGCCGCCCGGCCGGGGGCGCCGCCGGGGGGGGGGGGGGGGCGGGGGGGGGGGGGGGGCGGCCGGGGCGGCCCGCCGCCCCGCGGGCGCGGGGGGGGGGCCCCGGGGGGGCCGCGGGGGGGGCCGCCGCCCGGCCGCGGGCCGGGGGCCCCGCGGCCCGCGGCGCGGCCCCGCCTTCTCCGGGCGCGGCCGGGGGGGCCGCGGGCGCCGCCCCCGGGGCCCGCGGCCGGCCCGTGCCTTTGCCGGCGGGGCGCGGGGGCCGGGCGGGGCGGGCCGGGCCCGCGGCGGGGCGGGGGTCGCGCCGGGGCCGCCGGCGGCCTGTGCGGGGGGCCCCCCCCGGCCGCGGGGGGGGCGTGGCCGTTGCGCAATGACGTGCGCCGCACACGCCTGACCCTGCTGGCCGCGCTCGCGGCGCCGACCCTGCTCGGCGCCATCGGCGTGCACGGCCTCGGGAGCCTGCCGGCGACATTCCTGCTCTACGCCGCGGGCGGCTGCGTGCTCGTCCCGTGGCTGCTGTTGGGTGCGCGGTTCCCTGCGGGACGCGGCGGCCTGCCCTTCGCACCGAAGGCTGCGCGCGTGTGGCGCGGCGAGGTGGCGCTCGCGGTGCTGTTCGGGCCGGTCTTCCTGGCGATCTACGCCGGGGTGCGGCCGTGGCTGGGACCGATCTCCGACTACCGGACCCGCGCCGCAGCGCTGGGCCTGGACCTGGGCGAGCCCTTCGCCTGGCTGCTGCTGTTCGCGGTCTTCAATCCCTGGCTCGAGGAATGGTGGTGGCGCGGGCAGGCCACGCCGCGCTGCAGCGCTGCGTTCGGCCGCGGTCCCGGCCTGGCCCTGGTGACCGGCGCCTTCGCCGCCTGGCACATGGTGCTGCTGGGCGCGCTGTTCCCGTGGCCGCTGATGCTGGCGCGCGTGGTGCTGATCGCCGCGGCATCGCTGTTGTGGTCGCACCTGGCGCTGGCGCGCGGCAGTTGGCGCGCAACCTGGGTCGCGCACCTGGCAGCCGACCTGGCGATGGTGGCGCTGTTCGTGCTCGTGGTGATGCCGCGCTGATCCGCCGCTAGCGCAGCAAGGTCAGGCGCGTTGTCGAGAGGGCGCCGCCCGCCTCCAGCCGCGCCAGGTACGTACCCGAGGGCAGGGCCCTTCCGGCCGTATCCAGGCCGCGCCAGGCCACCTCGTTGCGGGGGCGTAACCTACCAGGCCGCAAAGCAAGCCGCCGGCATCGTACCGGCGGCCGTCCTGATCGCTCGTTCGTCCGGGTGCGGCAGGCCCTACACCAGCCCGTCGATCACCGCGTTGAACGTGGCGCTCGGCCGCATCGCGCGGCCCGCCTTCTCGTCGCTGGGATGGTAGTAGCCGCCGATGTCGGCGGGCTTGCCCTGCGCCGCCAGCAGCTCGCCGGCGATCTTCGCCTCGTTCTCCGCCAGCACCTTCGCCACCGGCGCGAAGCGCGCCTTCAGTTCGGCATCCTTGTCCTGCGCCGCCAGCGCCTGGGCCCAGTACATGGCCAGGTAGAAGGTGGCGCCGCGGTTGTCGATTTCGTTCACCTTGCGGCTGGGGTAGCGCGCGTTCTCCAGGTAGGAGCCGATGGCCGTGTCGAGCGTCTCGGCCAGCAGCGCGGCGCGCGCGTTGCCGGTCGCGGCGATCTGTTCGAACGACGGCACCAGGGCGCAGTACTCGCCCAGCGAATCCCAGCGCAGGTGGCCTTCCTGCAGGAACTGCTGCACATGCTTGGGAGCCGAGCCGCCGGCGCCCGTCTCGTACAGGCCGCCGCCGTTGAGCAACGGCACGATCGAGAGCATGCGGGCGCTGGTGCCCAGCTCGAGGATCGGGAACAGGTCGGTCAGGTAGTCACGAAGCACGTTGCCGGTGACCGAGATGGTGTTCTCGCCGCGGCGCGTGCGCACCAGCGTGAAGGCCATGGCGTCGGTCGGCTTCATGATCTGCAGGTCGAGGCCCTTCGTGTCGTGCAGCGGCAGGTAAGCGTTCACCTTGGCGATGATCTGCGCGTCGTGGCCGCGGGCCGCGTCGAGCCAGAAGATGGCCGGCGTGCCGGCGGCGCGGGCGCGCGTGACGGCCAGCTTCACCCAGTCGCGGATGGCTTCGTCCTTCGTCTGGCACATGCGGAAGATGTCGCCCGGCTCCACCGCACGCTCCAGCAGCACCTTCCCGGCCTTGTCGATCACGCGCACCACGCCGTTGCCCGGGGCGATGAACGTCTTGTCGTGTGAGCCGTACTCCTCGGCCTTCTGGGCCATGAGGCCGACGTTGGCCACCGCGCCCATCGTCGCCGGGTTGAACTGCCCGTTCTTCTGGGCGTCCTCGATGATGGCCTGGTAGATGGTCGCGTAGCAGCGATCCGGCACCATGGCGACGGTGTCCTGCAGCTGGTCGTCGTTGTTCCACATACGGCCGCCGTCGCGCACGACGTTGGGCATCGAGGCGTCGACGATCACGTCGTTGGGCACGTGCAGGTTCGTGATGCCCTTGCGCGAGTCGACCATGGCGATGGCCGGGCGCGTGGCGTAAACGGCCTGGATGTCGGCCTCGATCTCGGCCTTCTTCGCCGCCGGCAGCCTGTCCAGCTTCTCGATGACGCCGGCCAGGCCGTTGTTCACGTTGGCGCCGATCTCCTTCAGGGTGCCGGCGTGCTTGTCCAGCGCGGCGGCGTAGAACACCGAGACGGCGTGGCCGAACATCACCGGATCGGAGATCTTCATCATGGTGGCCTTGAGGTGCAGCGACAGCAGCGTGCCGTCGCGCTTGCACTCGTCGATCGTCTTCGCGTAGAACGCGCGCAGGGCGGCCACGTTCATCACGGCGGCGTCGATGACCTCGCCCGGCAGCAGCCCCAGCCCCTCCTTGAGCACCTTCACGTCGCCGGCGGCGCCGGTGTATTCGATGCGCACCTCGGTGGCGGCATC
This genomic window from bacterium contains:
- a CDS encoding alkaline phosphatase, which produces MIADGCGFNHLRAGSFWRDDADLFTDWTDLPVSLAVSTYAEGGGYDPEQNWIEGPSARPATDSAAAITALTTGRKTINGHLAVDPAGAPILTIVQAMERGGRSTGLVTSVQIAHATPAGCVVNGEDRGRYLEISTEQLTRSGLDVLMGAGHPLFDRQGLPAKKSDYRYVGGEDTWQGLLAGTVGGDADGDGWPDPWRLVEEPAAFAAWPRVRRPRGCSAWRACARPCSNSGPATGRRRRSPNRC
- a CDS encoding alkaline phosphatase → MRETLQQQRPGDRQAAPFAEPLLTGVPSLTDMARGALNVLDADPDGFFLMIEGGAVDWAAHDNQPGRLVEEVVGFAEAVAAVRRWIDANGGWERNLLLITADHETGYLTGPSPAEDPPASPPPSPAAPRRRESARTGVPFPEPRNAGACPWRRRGGNERLPGLAGHRDPVRGPYLDNTAIGLLLQDLAAR
- a CDS encoding T9SS type A sorting domain-containing protein, translated to MKNIILRAPLLALVALLGLGLAAPAGAATITIVNADGAGEGFNDPTPVAQVGGNTGTTRGQQRLIAFQFAADVWGAILPSTVTIKITASFDPLTCTSTSAVLGSAGARQAFWDFAGAPQASTVYPVALANKLAGVDLAPGASNSSADDIQARFNVSVDDATCLGTSGWYYGLDGNNGADIDLVVVLLHEFGHGLGFASFVNSSTGSLFNGLQDVYSQFLFDNTVGLHWPDMTNGQRAASAINPLNVVFTGPQAVNDAGNLLGYASELLVSAPANVAGSYFVGDASFGPTVASSPVSGDVVLVVDSTIPTADGCEAITNAAALAGNIALIDRGICSFAAKVQAAQDAGAIGVIVVNNVAGPAASMGGASATITIPSIMVSQADGNLLKAELANGLFASIQTSATRRAGTDDLGRPLVYTPNPLQQGSSVSHWDVSALPNLLMEPAINSDLAHNGVDLTLAAFRDLGWFFGASPVPGAGSRWALRQNAPNPFNPSTTISFTLAEAGATELQVFNVRGQNVRKLVAGGLEAGDHSVTWDGRDDSGARVPSGVYFYKLTSGSFEGLQRMVLLK
- a CDS encoding antibiotic biosynthesis monooxygenase, with translation MNPTDIHVIIRYRAQPGQAETALRELAALVAVVRREERDCTGIIIVQRDEDPCDFTLLETWTSREAYAGPHLQTPHIQAFKARAGGFMAGAPEITYWREGCRV
- a CDS encoding radical SAM protein, with product MNEYESFGWREDEYLAANPDVKAAVERGIVRDGYHHYLLLGRFRGNAGGGFGKELSGTTRLCLDPWINAEFTVEGELKPCCNYFRGAALGDGADVAAAHNDPLFREVRHRLLSGDLSHECTRCHIREKVPTEQLIADVYAKLGDDAHLLEGGKLETVRVDVTQECNLRCVYCALSAPWAKPGKDMSDEVLAKVARFIDAYPNLQDVGVNGHGETTHHPRWREFCEQLLAQGAPLSVITNLGRRYDEAEIDTLSRFTLIQISLDTADEELLKRIRRKVDLSRILANMTQIRLRALLTARRAPVFAFSCGLYDKSISRLDTFAGLAVTMGVRNITFWDLMKYPDVPGAETVRPLRELDDEELRRGLATFDRAMAILKMYRINVTVAGNFIDPLRARLTEAAGGGGGGGGGGGGGGGGGGGGGGGGGGPGAPGAGGGPGGGGGGPPGAPPGARRGGGPSPRGRPRGPRWAGPGRRRRGRRGPGAGGGRRGRRRGGGRGAAPRGGAAAGGPARPRRGRPRRRGPGGSAGGAPGPPAGAGPRGRRGGARPGRGRRPRPAGGARPGGAPPGRGRRRGGGGGGGGGGAAGAARRPAGAGGGPRGGRGGGRRPAAGRGPRGPRRGPAFSGRGRGGRGRRPRGPRPARAFAGGARGPGGAGRARGGAGVAPGPPAACAGGPPRPRGGRGRCAMTCAAHA
- a CDS encoding CPBP family intramembrane metalloprotease, with the protein product MRNDVRRTRLTLLAALAAPTLLGAIGVHGLGSLPATFLLYAAGGCVLVPWLLLGARFPAGRGGLPFAPKAARVWRGEVALAVLFGPVFLAIYAGVRPWLGPISDYRTRAAALGLDLGEPFAWLLLFAVFNPWLEEWWWRGQATPRCSAAFGRGPGLALVTGAFAAWHMVLLGALFPWPLMLARVVLIAAASLLWSHLALARGSWRATWVAHLAADLAMVALFVLVVMPR
- a CDS encoding NADP-dependent isocitrate dehydrogenase, with protein sequence MANSKIVWTKIDEAPALATYALLPIVQAYTRGTGIDVEASDISLSGRIIANFPEKLTAAQKLPDALAALGDLAKSPTANIIKLPNISASIPQLQAAIKELQEHGYDIPNYPEEPKNDAEKALQLRFTKVLGSAVNPVLREGNADRRAAASVKKFAQKNPHRMMKDWPKEGSKARVAHMSEKDFYGSEISVTMDAATEVRIEYTGAAGDVKVLKEGLGLLPGEVIDAAVMNVAALRAFYAKTIDECKRDGTLLSLHLKATMMKISDPVMFGHAVSVFYAAALDKHAGTLKEIGANVNNGLAGVIEKLDRLPAAKKAEIEADIQAVYATRPAIAMVDSRKGITNLHVPNDVIVDASMPNVVRDGGRMWNNDDQLQDTVAMVPDRCYATIYQAIIEDAQKNGQFNPATMGAVANVGLMAQKAEEYGSHDKTFIAPGNGVVRVIDKAGKVLLERAVEPGDIFRMCQTKDEAIRDWVKLAVTRARAAGTPAIFWLDAARGHDAQIIAKVNAYLPLHDTKGLDLQIMKPTDAMAFTLVRTRRGENTISVTGNVLRDYLTDLFPILELGTSARMLSIVPLLNGGGLYETGAGGSAPKHVQQFLQEGHLRWDSLGEYCALVPSFEQIAATGNARAALLAETLDTAIGSYLENARYPSRKVNEIDNRGATFYLAMYWAQALAAQDKDAELKARFAPVAKVLAENEAKIAGELLAAQGKPADIGGYYHPSDEKAGRAMRPSATFNAVIDGLV